A region of Ferruginibacter albus DNA encodes the following proteins:
- a CDS encoding TolB-like translocation protein — MKKLLLGSFILLFFAAALAIVEVSCSKNNVYGDPITPSHSTTILFAKFAYSVQGIDTTYSGSNLFVCNSDGSNVRQIPIPLPASSIITPFISGIGIPPHLTPNGDSVIFQASSGNPYYFSIYKCALDGTGLITIASGTGSKAEMPILCDVK, encoded by the coding sequence ATGAAAAAATTACTTTTAGGGTCTTTTATTTTACTATTTTTTGCTGCAGCCTTAGCTATCGTAGAAGTTAGTTGTTCAAAAAACAATGTTTATGGTGATCCAATAACTCCAAGCCATAGTACAACTATTTTATTTGCCAAATTTGCATATTCAGTGCAAGGAATTGATACTACATATAGTGGATCTAACCTATTTGTTTGTAATAGCGATGGAAGTAATGTAAGACAAATTCCTATCCCTTTACCTGCCTCTTCAATAATAACCCCATTCATAAGTGGTATTGGAATACCTCCACATCTAACTCCTAACGGAGATAGTGTCATCTTTCAGGCAAGCAGTGGCAATCCTTATTACTTTTCAATATACAAATGCGCATTGGATGGAACAGGATTGATAACTATTGCTAGTGGGACAGGAAGCAAAGCTGAAATGCCAATACTTTGTGACGTTAAATAA
- a CDS encoding AMP nucleosidase, producing MKTKEEIVNNWLPRYTGEKLTNFGKYILLTNFSNYVDLFAQWNNVEVVGAGKPMQCATAGDITIINFGMGSPTAATVMDLLTAIEPKAALFLGKCGGLKRRNKIGDLILPIAAIRGEGTSNDYFPPEVPALPAFMMQKAISTTIRDYECDYWTGTVYTTNRRVWEHDEVFKEYLQKIRAYAIDMETATIFTVGFYNKIPTGALLLVSDSPMIPEGVKTEESDKKVTAQFVERHLKIGIDSLKQLINNGLTVRHLQF from the coding sequence ATGAAGACAAAAGAAGAGATAGTTAATAATTGGCTGCCCCGCTACACAGGAGAGAAATTAACCAACTTTGGCAAATATATACTACTAACAAATTTTTCCAATTATGTAGACTTGTTTGCGCAATGGAATAATGTAGAGGTAGTGGGTGCGGGTAAGCCTATGCAATGTGCTACTGCGGGCGATATTACTATTATTAACTTCGGAATGGGCAGCCCTACTGCAGCTACCGTAATGGATTTGTTGACTGCTATAGAACCTAAAGCGGCTTTGTTTTTGGGTAAATGTGGCGGACTTAAAAGACGTAATAAAATCGGCGATCTTATATTGCCTATCGCAGCAATAAGAGGAGAAGGTACAAGCAACGATTATTTTCCTCCGGAGGTTCCGGCATTGCCGGCGTTCATGATGCAGAAAGCCATTTCAACAACTATTCGTGATTATGAATGTGATTACTGGACAGGCACTGTTTACACTACCAACCGCCGTGTTTGGGAACACGATGAAGTGTTTAAAGAATATTTACAAAAAATTCGTGCATACGCCATTGATATGGAAACAGCTACCATTTTTACGGTAGGTTTTTATAATAAAATTCCAACGGGCGCTTTATTGCTTGTAAGTGATAGCCCAATGATCCCGGAAGGTGTAAAAACTGAAGAAAGCGATAAAAAAGTAACCGCACAATTTGTAGAGCGTCATTTAAAGATTGGCATTGATTCATTAAAGCAGCTCATCAACAACGGACTTACAGTAAGACATTTACAGTTTTAA
- a CDS encoding Ldh family oxidoreductase, producing MHKKFSYQDLYNFSKNIFLKIGCNETDATTATKVLLSADLRGVDSHGIARLSGYVRLWEVKRINASPKIKIVHETPSTAVVDGDSGLGLVVAPVAMQIAIDKAKIAGTGWVSVKNSNHYGIAGYHAMMALENDMIGMSMTNASALVAPTFSVERLLGTNPIAVAIPAGKEQPFVADFATTTAANGKLEILQRKNLDAPSGWVQTKDGLPSNNANELKNGGALLPLGGDKEHGSHKGYMLGSIVDIFSAVLSGANYGPWVPPFPAYVPMPENMPGEGIGHFFGAMRIDAFRPAEEFKANMDQWIQRFSSAKTSEGHEKVIIPGEPEREMEADRMQNGIELLQPVIDDLTTLGKKFEIEF from the coding sequence ATGCACAAAAAATTCTCTTATCAAGATTTATACAATTTCTCTAAAAATATATTCCTAAAGATCGGTTGCAATGAAACAGATGCAACAACAGCTACTAAAGTTTTACTGTCTGCCGATTTACGTGGTGTAGATAGTCATGGTATTGCACGGTTAAGCGGTTATGTACGTTTATGGGAAGTAAAAAGAATCAATGCATCACCCAAAATAAAAATAGTACATGAAACACCTTCTACTGCTGTTGTAGATGGCGACAGTGGATTAGGATTAGTAGTAGCCCCTGTTGCCATGCAAATAGCTATTGACAAAGCAAAAATTGCCGGCACGGGTTGGGTAAGTGTAAAAAACAGTAATCACTATGGTATTGCCGGTTATCATGCTATGATGGCTTTGGAAAATGATATGATCGGCATGTCAATGACGAACGCCTCTGCTTTGGTTGCTCCAACATTTTCTGTTGAACGTTTATTAGGAACAAACCCGATTGCTGTTGCAATCCCTGCCGGTAAAGAACAACCTTTTGTTGCTGACTTTGCAACAACAACGGCCGCCAACGGCAAGCTGGAAATCTTACAAAGAAAAAACTTAGATGCGCCTAGCGGTTGGGTACAAACGAAAGATGGTTTACCATCCAACAATGCCAACGAATTAAAAAACGGTGGTGCATTATTGCCATTGGGTGGCGATAAAGAACATGGCAGTCATAAAGGATACATGCTGGGTTCGATAGTAGATATTTTTTCTGCCGTATTAAGCGGCGCTAATTATGGTCCTTGGGTTCCTCCTTTTCCTGCGTATGTTCCCATGCCGGAGAATATGCCGGGTGAAGGGATTGGGCATTTCTTTGGCGCCATGCGAATAGATGCATTTCGCCCGGCGGAAGAATTTAAAGCCAATATGGATCAATGGATCCAACGTTTCAGCAGTGCTAAAACTTCTGAAGGTCATGAAAAAGTGATCATACCCGGCGAACCGGAAAGAGAAATGGAAGCAGATAGAATGCAGAATGGCATTGAATTATTACAACCTGTAATTGATGACCTTACTACACTTGGAAAAAAATTCGAGATCGAGTTTTAA
- a CDS encoding MBL fold metallo-hydrolase translates to MLHIKSFVFSPIEENTYVLYNDEKDCIIIDPGCYFDDEKETLKNFIEENNLNPKLLLNTHCHLDHVFGNKFAAETWKLTLHIHEKEKQLLEFAPASGLLYNMPFDNYAGELAFLKEGTTITFGEDELQILFTPGHSPGSVSFYCAKQNFVISGDVLFQQSVGRTDLPGGDHQTLINSICTQLFVLPDETKVYSGHGDVTTIKEEKKYNPYLQ, encoded by the coding sequence ATGTTACATATTAAAAGCTTTGTATTTAGCCCTATAGAGGAAAATACCTATGTTTTATACAATGATGAAAAGGATTGCATCATTATAGATCCCGGATGTTATTTTGACGATGAAAAGGAAACGTTAAAAAATTTCATCGAAGAAAACAACCTGAATCCAAAATTATTATTGAATACGCATTGTCACCTCGATCATGTATTCGGGAATAAATTTGCTGCAGAAACATGGAAGCTAACGCTTCATATACATGAAAAAGAAAAGCAATTACTGGAATTTGCGCCTGCATCGGGTTTACTGTATAACATGCCTTTTGACAATTATGCAGGTGAACTAGCCTTTTTAAAAGAAGGAACTACTATCACGTTTGGCGAAGATGAATTACAGATATTATTTACTCCGGGTCATTCGCCGGGGAGTGTAAGTTTTTATTGTGCGAAGCAAAATTTTGTTATCAGCGGCGATGTGTTGTTTCAGCAAAGTGTTGGTAGAACAGATCTGCCGGGAGGCGACCATCAAACATTAATAAACAGCATATGCACCCAATTATTTGTATTGCCTGATGAAACTAAAGTGTACAGCGGGCATGGAGATGTTACAACAATAAAAGAAGAGAAAAAGTATAATCCATATTTGCAGTAG
- a CDS encoding rod shape-determining protein, whose amino-acid sequence MLFKRIPIYIKIYFNKVEITNLVTGKTVSKISEQGFSTKRVVIADFNVLELVIRDILKELNGKGGIFQHSLKALIQQMEPVEGGLVEIEKRALRDVAEQAGAAHIILIEHTRKLSNEEAILQFD is encoded by the coding sequence ATGCTGTTTAAAAGAATACCGATCTACATAAAAATATATTTCAATAAAGTTGAGATCACCAATCTTGTAACAGGCAAAACTGTTTCAAAAATTTCTGAGCAAGGGTTTTCGACAAAACGAGTAGTTATAGCTGATTTTAATGTGCTGGAGTTAGTGATAAGAGATATATTAAAAGAACTGAATGGAAAAGGGGGCATTTTTCAGCATTCACTAAAAGCTTTAATTCAACAAATGGAGCCGGTAGAAGGAGGGTTGGTTGAAATAGAAAAGCGAGCTTTGAGAGATGTTGCTGAACAAGCAGGTGCAGCGCATATTATTTTAATTGAGCACACCAGAAAACTAAGTAATGAAGAAGCAATATTGCAGTTTGATTAA
- a CDS encoding HesB/IscA family protein, protein MVDAENGIYISEKAKEKVIALMQDAGVANDPTYFLRVGVVGGGCSGLSYKMDFDNEQKAGDHVFEDNGIKIVCDLKSFLYLVNTKLEFSDGLNGKGFYFNNPNASRSCGCGESFAV, encoded by the coding sequence ATGGTAGACGCAGAAAACGGAATATACATCAGTGAAAAAGCAAAAGAAAAAGTAATTGCTTTGATGCAGGATGCAGGTGTTGCAAATGACCCTACTTATTTTTTACGTGTAGGAGTAGTAGGAGGCGGTTGCAGTGGGTTGAGTTATAAAATGGATTTTGATAACGAACAAAAAGCAGGCGACCACGTTTTTGAAGACAATGGAATAAAGATCGTTTGCGATCTAAAAAGCTTTTTATACCTCGTTAATACTAAATTAGAATTCAGTGATGGATTGAATGGTAAAGGGTTTTATTTTAATAACCCCAACGCCAGCAGAAGTTGTGGTTGTGGAGAAAGCTTTGCCGTATAA
- a CDS encoding type I restriction enzyme HsdR N-terminal domain-containing protein gives MIKIEYPAYQPKIKKEDNKELIFDEIRRQWIVLTPEEWVRQNFLQYLTKVKKYPASLIAIEKGLLLGELKKRTDIVVYDANTNAWMIIECKEMNVTLNEKVLQQILRYHIALPVKFLIITNGSYCFGFEKIDDRFQAIDELPAW, from the coding sequence ATGATCAAGATCGAATATCCTGCATATCAACCTAAAATAAAAAAAGAAGATAACAAGGAATTAATATTTGATGAGATACGCAGGCAATGGATAGTACTAACGCCGGAAGAATGGGTGAGACAAAATTTTTTGCAATACCTGACGAAAGTAAAAAAATATCCTGCATCGTTAATTGCAATTGAAAAAGGGCTGTTACTCGGAGAGTTAAAGAAACGAACTGATATTGTAGTGTACGATGCAAATACCAATGCATGGATGATCATAGAATGTAAGGAAATGAATGTGACGTTGAATGAAAAAGTATTGCAGCAAATATTGCGTTATCACATTGCGTTGCCGGTAAAATTTTTAATTATTACAAACGGCAGTTATTGTTTTGGATTTGAAAAAATAGATGATCGATTTCAAGCGATAGACGAATTGCCAGCCTGGTAA
- the mce gene encoding methylmalonyl-CoA epimerase gives MTNTEHIGIAVKSLDVSIPLFEKLLNTTCYKTEVVTSENVNTAFFKMGETKIELLESMVQDGVISKFIEKKGEGLHHIAFEVADIKSEMERLKKEGFILLNEEPKKGADNKLVCFVHPKSSNGVLVELCQTIR, from the coding sequence ATGACGAATACTGAACATATTGGAATAGCCGTGAAAAGCCTGGATGTTTCTATTCCTTTATTTGAAAAATTGTTGAATACGACGTGTTATAAAACCGAAGTTGTAACATCGGAAAATGTGAATACCGCTTTTTTTAAGATGGGAGAAACCAAGATCGAATTATTAGAAAGTATGGTGCAGGATGGCGTTATTTCAAAATTTATAGAAAAGAAAGGGGAAGGACTTCATCATATTGCATTTGAAGTTGCAGATATTAAGTCCGAAATGGAACGATTAAAAAAGGAAGGTTTTATTCTATTGAATGAGGAACCTAAAAAAGGCGCCGACAATAAGCTGGTTTGCTTTGTTCATCCAAAGAGCAGCAATGGGGTTTTGGTGGAGTTGTGCCAAACGATACGCTGA
- a CDS encoding ShlB/FhaC/HecB family protein: MGKYIRIFFLISSLIFISSQSYAQVSSVTFGKNRVQFKKFKWQYYQTKNFNIYFTQNGQELAKFAAQVAEEELPAIETFVEYSLQRRVTIVVYNEYADMQQSNIGLGNDWQSTNGVTKLVNNKMVVYFNGDHSNLRKQIKEGIAQVLTENVLFGEDLGEVVGNQTLLDLPKWFTDGYIAFTAQNWSTQLDDELKSEILSDKYKNFYAFAFENPDLAGHAFWYYVQEKYKKENVTYLLYLCRVYKNVNKAFKQVCKKKFKYVLADFMQYENEKYENDINKRKAYPKGTSVESFNINKRHDYYRINVNPNKRNNSYAYIEYKKGITRLKYYDDDEGKTTVLLKYGVLSYQNQVNPNYPLMAWDPKGTRLAFIYLEKGKPTLIVYDVVTKNRGFLVNLSNEFDQIQDVKYMLDSKTLLLSAVKNGHTDIFTYNIDNQKVTQITNDVYDDLDASFVAFPNKTGILFASNRPSPYAKTADTVLPSKNRYNIFLITNFGSKPELNQITQLSDLKYGDARYPTQYNESHFTFISDENGVANRYAGFFTTKKAGLDTLVLINDDILRNPSVTEVDSALRANKKTDVDSIAVISVSDDSAYTFPLTNYESSVVETRIAGTNRQVSEVTRDGDEKTLYKLKIDENTLHRRNVTVPPTTYMKEIIMADKVVETKIDSALLPTVDTTKKKADIFQSEFEDEKQDSSKAGAGNLFSEEKPVTENVLKTAKLFTYKPVKFYVDNTDVGFDNTLLGPRFQPYTNGSGPIYSNTSSVFNLLTKIGTSELLEDQKVTGAYRLSTNLSDAEAYIGYENYRRRLDWGGNYYRKSEGGYAAIIGNLQYNAKVYTNIYTLNASYPFDVSRSIRFSTALRSDNIVLIPADSISLLVPNQRNNYWLNHLEYVHDNVLNPALNIWNGLRYKVYIDWNTRLNTIKEIGGQNLGKGLFNWGFDARYYYPIYRNFIWAGRVAGDFSWGGQKTVFYLGGTDGWFNPEFNSSNKPDPSQNYAFQGLAVNLRGFNQNIANGNNSVVINSEFRLPVVTTLFNTPVNNAFLRNFQLIQFIDLGNAWTTDFARPQFLSDPLGPVQVRIKAGGIGPFAGGYGFGARSTLLGYFLRFDLAWPMVGFFSGKPVTYFSMGLDF; encoded by the coding sequence ATGGGTAAATACATCAGAATATTTTTTCTAATATCCTCCCTCATATTTATTTCCTCTCAGTCATATGCACAGGTAAGTTCGGTTACGTTTGGAAAAAACAGGGTTCAATTCAAAAAATTCAAATGGCAATACTATCAAACTAAAAATTTCAACATCTATTTTACTCAAAACGGACAAGAGCTGGCAAAGTTTGCCGCACAAGTGGCAGAAGAAGAATTACCTGCAATTGAAACTTTCGTTGAATATTCTTTGCAACGCCGGGTTACCATTGTTGTTTATAACGAATATGCCGATATGCAGCAATCTAATATTGGATTAGGAAACGATTGGCAAAGCACCAATGGCGTAACCAAATTGGTAAATAATAAAATGGTTGTGTATTTCAATGGCGACCATTCCAATCTTCGCAAGCAAATAAAAGAAGGCATTGCGCAGGTACTAACAGAAAATGTTTTGTTTGGTGAGGACCTTGGCGAAGTAGTAGGCAATCAAACGCTATTGGATCTGCCAAAATGGTTTACCGATGGATACATTGCTTTTACCGCACAAAACTGGAGCACCCAATTAGATGATGAACTAAAAAGTGAAATACTCAGCGATAAATACAAAAACTTTTATGCGTTTGCCTTTGAAAACCCTGACCTGGCAGGACATGCGTTTTGGTACTACGTGCAGGAAAAATACAAAAAAGAAAATGTTACTTACCTGCTTTATTTATGCCGCGTATATAAAAATGTAAATAAGGCTTTTAAACAGGTATGCAAGAAAAAATTCAAGTACGTATTGGCAGATTTCATGCAATACGAAAATGAGAAATATGAAAACGATATCAATAAACGCAAAGCTTATCCAAAAGGAACTTCTGTTGAAAGCTTCAACATTAATAAACGTCATGATTATTATCGCATCAACGTAAACCCTAATAAACGCAATAATTCTTATGCGTACATCGAATATAAAAAAGGAATCACCCGTTTAAAATATTACGATGATGATGAAGGAAAAACAACCGTATTATTAAAGTATGGTGTATTAAGCTATCAAAACCAGGTTAACCCTAATTATCCGTTAATGGCGTGGGATCCTAAAGGAACAAGATTAGCATTTATTTATTTGGAAAAGGGGAAACCGACATTAATTGTATACGATGTAGTTACAAAGAACAGGGGCTTTTTGGTAAATCTTAGTAATGAGTTTGATCAGATACAGGATGTAAAATACATGCTTGATAGTAAGACACTTTTATTGAGCGCTGTTAAAAACGGGCATACAGATATTTTCACTTATAACATCGATAATCAAAAAGTAACACAAATTACTAACGACGTGTACGACGACCTGGATGCAAGTTTTGTGGCATTTCCTAACAAAACAGGAATTCTATTTGCAAGCAATCGCCCGAGCCCTTATGCTAAAACTGCCGACACTGTTTTGCCAAGCAAGAACCGTTACAATATTTTTCTGATCACCAACTTTGGCTCTAAACCTGAATTAAACCAGATAACCCAATTATCTGATCTAAAATATGGCGATGCACGTTATCCAACACAATACAACGAAAGTCATTTTACTTTTATAAGTGATGAGAACGGTGTGGCTAATCGTTACGCAGGTTTTTTCACTACCAAAAAAGCAGGGCTGGATACATTAGTGCTGATCAATGACGACATCCTCCGAAACCCTTCTGTTACAGAAGTGGATAGCGCATTGCGTGCCAATAAAAAAACGGATGTTGATTCTATTGCAGTAATAAGTGTATCGGATGATTCTGCTTATACATTTCCTCTGACCAATTATGAAAGCAGCGTGGTAGAAACAAGAATTGCAGGAACTAACCGGCAAGTAAGCGAGGTAACAAGAGATGGTGACGAAAAGACTTTGTATAAATTAAAGATCGATGAGAACACCTTACATCGTCGCAACGTAACTGTTCCGCCTACTACTTATATGAAGGAGATCATAATGGCAGACAAGGTTGTTGAAACAAAAATTGATTCTGCACTATTGCCAACTGTTGATACCACCAAAAAGAAAGCAGATATTTTTCAAAGTGAATTTGAAGACGAAAAACAGGATAGCAGTAAAGCAGGAGCGGGTAATCTATTTTCAGAAGAAAAGCCGGTTACAGAAAACGTATTAAAAACTGCCAAGCTATTTACCTACAAACCCGTTAAATTTTATGTAGACAATACCGATGTTGGGTTTGATAATACTTTATTAGGTCCACGTTTTCAGCCATACACCAACGGTTCCGGGCCAATTTATTCTAACACAAGCAGCGTATTCAATCTACTAACAAAAATCGGCACCAGCGAATTACTGGAAGATCAAAAAGTAACCGGCGCCTATCGCCTTTCCACTAACTTAAGTGATGCAGAAGCATATATTGGTTATGAAAATTACAGACGCCGTTTAGATTGGGGAGGAAACTATTACCGAAAATCAGAAGGCGGTTATGCGGCTATCATAGGAAACCTGCAGTATAACGCCAAAGTATATACAAACATTTATACTCTTAATGCTTCTTACCCGTTTGATGTAAGCAGAAGTATTCGCTTTTCTACAGCCTTGCGCTCTGATAATATTGTTTTGATACCGGCAGACAGCATAAGCCTTTTAGTTCCTAACCAAAGAAATAATTATTGGTTGAATCATTTGGAATATGTGCACGATAATGTATTAAATCCTGCTTTGAATATCTGGAATGGGTTGCGTTACAAAGTTTACATTGATTGGAATACCCGTTTAAATACCATAAAAGAAATTGGTGGACAAAACCTTGGTAAAGGTCTTTTCAACTGGGGATTTGATGCCCGTTATTATTATCCTATTTACAGAAACTTTATTTGGGCAGGAAGAGTTGCCGGTGATTTTAGTTGGGGCGGACAAAAGACGGTATTTTATTTAGGAGGCACTGATGGCTGGTTCAACCCTGAATTCAATTCAAGCAACAAGCCGGACCCTTCACAGAACTACGCCTTCCAGGGATTGGCAGTTAATCTAAGAGGATTCAATCAAAATATTGCAAACGGAAATAATTCTGTTGTTATTAACAGCGAATTCCGTTTGCCTGTAGTTACAACATTATTCAATACGCCGGTAAATAATGCTTTTTTAAGAAATTTTCAATTGATCCAATTCATTGACCTGGGCAATGCCTGGACAACTGATTTTGCTCGCCCTCAATTCTTATCCGATCCTTTAGGTCCTGTTCAAGTACGAATCAAAGCTGGGGGTATTGGTCCTTTTGCAGGAGGCTATGGCTTCGGTGCAAGAAGCACATTACTGGGTTATTTTTTAAGATTCGACCTGGCTTGGCCAATGGTTGGCTTCTTTAGCGGTAAGCCGGTAACTTATTTTAGCATGGGACTGGATTTTTAA
- a CDS encoding IscS subfamily cysteine desulfurase: MLKLPIYLDNNATTPMDPRVLETMTPFFLEHFGNAASRNHAFGWEAEGAVDMAREQVAKLIGADAKEIIFTSGATEADNLAIKGVFEMYASKGNHIITVTTEHKAVLDTCKHLEKLGAEITYLSVNSEGLIDLQELEAAMKPTTILVAVMYANNETGTIQPVKEISAIAKKHGALFFTDATQAVGKIPVNVLQDGIDIMAFSAHKMYGPKGIGALYVRRKNPRVKVTAQIDGGGHERGMRSGTLNVPGIVGFGKACELCRLEMEEEIKRISKLRDKLETELLKLEEAYVNGSRQQRLPHVSNISFKYVEGEGLMMGFNKNIALSSGSACTSASLEPSYVLKALGLGDDLAHSSLRFGLGRFTTEEQIDYTIKAISDTVLKLREMSPLWEMYKEGIDLNTIEWAHH, from the coding sequence ATGTTGAAACTGCCGATTTATTTGGATAACAATGCTACTACTCCTATGGACCCAAGAGTTTTGGAGACAATGACCCCTTTTTTCCTGGAACATTTTGGAAATGCCGCCAGTCGCAATCATGCTTTTGGCTGGGAGGCAGAAGGCGCTGTGGATATGGCTCGTGAACAGGTAGCAAAGTTGATCGGTGCTGATGCAAAAGAAATAATTTTTACTTCCGGCGCTACCGAAGCGGATAACCTGGCAATAAAAGGTGTATTTGAAATGTATGCCAGCAAAGGCAATCATATTATAACTGTTACAACGGAACACAAAGCAGTGTTGGATACCTGTAAGCACCTGGAAAAACTGGGCGCAGAAATTACTTACTTGTCTGTAAACTCAGAAGGATTGATCGATCTGCAGGAGTTAGAAGCAGCGATGAAACCAACCACTATTTTAGTAGCCGTGATGTATGCAAATAATGAAACAGGAACCATTCAACCTGTTAAAGAGATAAGCGCTATTGCAAAAAAACACGGAGCATTGTTTTTTACAGATGCTACGCAGGCAGTTGGAAAAATTCCGGTGAATGTATTGCAGGATGGCATTGATATAATGGCTTTCAGCGCACATAAAATGTACGGACCAAAAGGGATCGGTGCTTTGTATGTTCGTCGTAAAAACCCAAGAGTAAAAGTTACAGCGCAAATTGATGGAGGTGGGCATGAAAGAGGAATGCGCAGCGGGACGTTGAATGTACCCGGTATTGTAGGGTTTGGTAAAGCCTGCGAATTGTGTCGTTTGGAAATGGAAGAAGAAATAAAACGCATCAGTAAACTAAGAGATAAACTGGAAACAGAATTATTGAAATTGGAAGAAGCATATGTAAATGGAAGCCGTCAACAGCGTTTGCCGCATGTAAGCAATATTTCATTTAAATATGTAGAAGGAGAAGGGTTAATGATGGGCTTTAATAAAAACATTGCCTTAAGTTCAGGCTCTGCCTGTACATCGGCTTCTTTAGAACCAAGCTATGTTTTAAAGGCATTGGGTTTGGGTGATGATTTAGCACATTCGTCTTTGCGTTTTGGTTTAGGACGTTTCACTACCGAAGAGCAAATTGATTATACCATTAAGGCAATAAGTGATACAGTTTTAAAGTTAAGAGAAATGAGTCCTTTATGGGAAATGTATAAAGAAGGAATTGATCTGAACACAATTGAATGGGCACATCATTAA
- the iscU gene encoding Fe-S cluster assembly scaffold IscU: MAYSEKVIDHYQNPKNVGTLDKNQKNVGTGLVGAPECGDVMRLQIEVNADGMITDAKFKTFGCGSAIASSSLATEWLKGKSVDQALKIDNMDIVEELNLPPVKIHCSVLAEDAIKAAINDYRTKNGMEAIQFDESVVH, from the coding sequence ATGGCTTATTCAGAAAAAGTAATAGATCATTATCAAAATCCAAAGAATGTTGGAACATTGGATAAGAATCAAAAAAACGTAGGAACAGGATTAGTGGGAGCGCCGGAATGTGGCGATGTTATGCGCTTGCAAATTGAAGTAAATGCTGATGGCATGATCACCGATGCAAAATTTAAAACATTTGGTTGCGGGTCTGCTATTGCATCTTCATCTTTAGCTACAGAATGGTTAAAAGGAAAAAGTGTTGATCAGGCCTTAAAAATAGATAACATGGATATCGTGGAAGAGTTAAACCTTCCTCCGGTAAAAATACATTGCTCTGTTTTGGCAGAAGATGCGATCAAAGCTGCTATCAACGATTATCGTACTAAAAACGGAATGGAAGCTATTCAGTTTGATGAGAGTGTGGTGCACTAA
- the mgrA gene encoding L-glyceraldehyde 3-phosphate reductase: MYTPSPSRYDSMTYNRCGKSGLLLPIISLGLWHNFGSVDVFDNGRSIIHRAFDKGITHFDLANNYGPEAGSAEENFGKILKRDFTNYLRDELIISTKAGYNMWPGPYGEWGSRKYLLSSLDQSLKRMQIDYVDIFYSHRFDPDTPLEETMMALDHTVRSGKALYVGISSYSPADTKRAVDILKQLGTPCIIHQPRYSMFDRWVEDGLLDVLEQEGIGCIPFSPLAQGMLTNKYLKGIPADSRAAKASGYLQASEITEERLKQITQLNEIATNRRQSLAQMAIAWLLKDKRISSVLIGASSVKQLDDNLDCLNQLSFTKDELSAIEKILS; this comes from the coding sequence ATGTACACGCCTTCCCCTTCAAGGTACGATTCAATGACTTACAATCGCTGTGGCAAAAGCGGTTTACTATTGCCGATAATTTCATTGGGATTATGGCACAATTTCGGTTCGGTAGATGTTTTTGATAATGGCAGAAGCATTATTCACCGGGCGTTTGACAAAGGTATTACCCATTTTGACCTCGCTAATAATTATGGCCCTGAAGCCGGTAGCGCCGAAGAAAATTTTGGTAAGATCTTAAAAAGAGATTTTACTAATTATCTAAGAGATGAATTAATTATTTCCACCAAAGCCGGTTATAATATGTGGCCCGGTCCATACGGCGAGTGGGGTTCCCGTAAATATTTATTGTCAAGCTTAGACCAAAGTTTGAAACGTATGCAAATAGATTATGTAGATATTTTTTATTCGCATCGTTTTGATCCTGATACGCCGTTGGAAGAAACCATGATGGCATTGGATCATACAGTAAGAAGCGGAAAAGCTTTGTATGTGGGCATCTCCAGCTATTCGCCTGCAGATACAAAAAGAGCTGTTGATATTTTAAAACAATTAGGAACACCTTGTATCATTCATCAGCCAAGATACTCCATGTTTGACCGTTGGGTAGAAGATGGCCTGCTGGATGTATTGGAGCAAGAGGGGATTGGTTGTATTCCATTTTCACCATTGGCGCAGGGAATGTTAACCAATAAATATTTAAAAGGGATTCCGGCTGATTCAAGAGCAGCAAAAGCCTCCGGTTATTTGCAGGCATCGGAAATAACAGAGGAAAGATTAAAACAAATTACTCAGCTTAATGAAATAGCAACAAATAGAAGGCAATCATTAGCACAAATGGCAATAGCGTGGCTGCTGAAAGATAAAAGAATTAGCTCTGTATTGATCGGCGCAAGTTCGGTTAAACAACTGGATGATAATTTAGATTGCCTGAATCAACTGAGCTTTACAAAAGATGAGCTATCAGCTATTGAAAAAATATTAAGTTAA